Genomic segment of uncultured Methanobrevibacter sp.:
TCAATTGGTACAACAAGAATGTCTTTTGCACCAGCATTTCTTAAATCATTAACAAGTTCAAAAACTACATCTTCATCTATAACTGCTTGTACAGCTACAGTTTCTTCTTTAGATAATACTTCTGAAATTGTTGGTCCTGTCATTGCAGGCATGACTTTTTTTACTTTATCTAAGTTTTCCTTTTTAACATTCATCATTACAAGTTTTTTTCTTTCAGCTTCAATTACTCCTTTTATACTTGTACTTACAGCTTCAACTAATTCTTTTTTATTTTTAAAGCTATTTTCATTAGTAATAAGTTTAATAGTACTTTCTAAAATCACATCAACAATTTTTAAATGATTCATTTTTAAAGTAGTTCCGGTACTTGTTAAATCAGTAATTAAATCTGCTATTCCAATTAATGGTGCAATTTCTGTAGAACCACTTAATGTTATTATTTTAGATGTTAAGCCATGTTCTTCTAAATATTTTTTAGTTAATGTTGGAAATTCAGTAGCAACAATCATATCTGAAGTTAAATCATCTACTGAATTTATATTTGAGTCTTCAGGTGATGCTAAAACTAATTTTGTTTGTCCAAATGCTAAATCAACTAATTCTTTAACATTAGCTTCACTTTCATTGATTAAATCTACACCAGTTATTCCCATATCAACAATTT
This window contains:
- the hisG gene encoding ATP phosphoribosyltransferase, giving the protein MKLKIAVPSKGRISDPSIAILEKAGLGLKDNANRKLISATFNKDIDVMFARASDIPKFVEDEIVDMGITGVDLINESEANVKELVDLAFGQTKLVLASPEDSNINSVDDLTSDMIVATEFPTLTKKYLEEHGLTSKIITLSGSTEIAPLIGIADLITDLTSTGTTLKMNHLKIVDVILESTIKLITNENSFKNKKELVEAVSTSIKGVIEAERKKLVMMNVKKENLDKVKKVMPAMTGPTISEVLSKEETVAVQAVIDEDVVFELVNDLRNAGAKDILVVPIERII